From the Paenibacillus sp. FSL H8-0548 genome, one window contains:
- the bioC gene encoding malonyl-ACP O-methyltransferase BioC, which translates to MTNSRISAIGRQFNRSSNSYDTHAHVQRTMAHQLVRSLIGWKNKRFIVEPNILEIGCGTGSLTQMVVKEWPSAKITALDVAPEMIEVAMKRVQLADDLLGTIKSSSGRIRFIHADIENWAADAPASSYDYIVSNACFQWLSNPEDTLGHLQRMLRPGGILLFSTFGPDTFNEMHRSFHEVYRAFGMEPQRHGLSFHSTLQWQHMIEESGYANFNYKRYIHMEKYASARDFLHSVKAMGASTSEAVTMKGQSLRRLFTNMYKEYEGEFSIEGGVAATYDLLIIQSIKNY; encoded by the coding sequence ATGACCAACAGCAGAATTAGTGCTATTGGGCGTCAATTTAATCGAAGTTCCAATTCATACGATACTCATGCCCATGTTCAACGAACAATGGCTCATCAGCTTGTAAGATCTCTCATAGGATGGAAAAACAAACGGTTCATAGTTGAGCCTAACATTCTTGAGATCGGTTGTGGCACCGGGTCACTAACCCAAATGGTAGTGAAGGAATGGCCTAGCGCGAAAATTACTGCACTTGATGTTGCACCCGAGATGATTGAAGTAGCTATGAAACGTGTCCAATTAGCAGATGATCTTCTTGGCACTATAAAGAGTTCATCTGGACGTATACGTTTTATTCATGCGGATATAGAAAATTGGGCGGCTGATGCTCCAGCCTCCTCTTACGATTACATCGTCTCGAACGCCTGCTTTCAATGGCTAAGCAATCCGGAGGATACGCTAGGACATCTTCAGCGAATGCTGCGGCCTGGAGGAATACTGCTATTTTCCACATTCGGTCCGGATACATTCAATGAGATGCATAGGTCATTTCATGAAGTTTATCGTGCATTCGGAATGGAACCGCAGCGTCACGGCCTGTCGTTTCATTCGACGCTCCAATGGCAGCATATGATTGAGGAATCAGGATATGCAAACTTCAATTATAAACGTTATATTCATATGGAAAAGTATGCATCCGCAAGGGATTTTCTTCATTCGGTTAAAGCAATGGGAGCTAGTACTTCAGAAGCCGTAACGATGAAGGGACAAAGCTTACGACGCTTGTTCACTAACATGTATAAGGAATACGAGGGGGAATTCAGTATAGAGGGAGGGGTTGCTGCCACTTATGATCTCCTAATAATCCAATCAATTAAAAATTATTAA
- a CDS encoding alpha/beta hydrolase, with amino-acid sequence MNAVDMDGASSSGVILWLTGWSMPDTVFDRLRELLPEYVHVSVEYNDADSPENMLHLTETIARKIRFVDEAGCSIRRFQGSILIAGWSLGSLLALRLAANGYADGLVLFGATARFTRSKEEGIFGLADGYIRQMIRGVSKDQQAVETKFRKFMFTDIEWESGLAASLPPIGSWTVPALIAGLQILRSEECMSNLPNITCPVLLIHGTGDKICSYSAVLELRDQLPHAKLVTLQDCGHMPFLGREVHIAGELRGWWHDQQQN; translated from the coding sequence ATGAATGCAGTGGACATGGATGGTGCGTCATCGAGTGGTGTTATATTGTGGCTGACTGGATGGAGTATGCCGGATACTGTTTTTGATCGACTTCGCGAGTTACTGCCAGAATACGTTCATGTCTCTGTAGAATACAATGATGCGGACTCGCCAGAGAACATGCTGCACCTCACGGAAACGATAGCTAGGAAGATCCGATTTGTGGATGAGGCGGGTTGCAGCATTAGGCGGTTTCAAGGCTCGATACTGATCGCAGGCTGGTCACTGGGAAGTTTGCTTGCGCTGCGACTAGCGGCTAATGGTTACGCTGATGGTCTTGTACTGTTCGGTGCGACGGCTCGTTTCACTCGTTCCAAAGAAGAAGGTATCTTCGGCTTAGCAGATGGCTACATTCGGCAAATGATCAGAGGAGTCTCAAAGGATCAGCAGGCTGTTGAAACGAAGTTCAGGAAATTTATGTTTACGGATATAGAATGGGAGAGCGGTCTCGCTGCAAGCCTTCCCCCAATTGGCAGTTGGACAGTTCCAGCATTAATCGCAGGCCTTCAAATTTTACGAAGCGAGGAATGTATGTCTAATTTACCGAATATTACTTGTCCTGTTCTTCTTATTCATGGGACAGGGGATAAAATTTGTTCTTATTCTGCTGTCCTGGAGTTAAGGGATCAGCTGCCTCATGCAAAGTTAGTAACATTACAAGACTGCGGGCATATGCCCTTTTTGGGAAGGGAAGTACACATAGCTGGAGAATTGAGGGGATGGTGGCATGACCAACAGCAGAATTAG
- the bioF gene encoding 8-amino-7-oxononanoate synthase: MNWMEKELELLHDASLERCLRDSAPALHSPGYTVRGGRLLLNLASNDYLGLAQHPAIIETMCETLLTEGSGSGASRLVTGNRLPYRGLEEELSHWQMSEAALVFANGYMANSGVISALVGRNDVVFSDQLNHASIVDGIILSRAEHARYRHNDMDHLEALLNKHRDKRRKLIVTDAIFSMDGDAAPLSKLAALKRKYGTMLMVDEAHSGGIYGEQGQGLCFELGLQHEVDVHMGTFSKSFGVYGAYVCGSRTLIRWLINKARPLMYSTALPPSLVTGISTSLALVQADQWRRERLFSLSRLFRSSLLNAGFNVGRGDSPIVPMIVGDNEATLRFSEALEWNGIEAVAIRPPTVPNGTARIRFSLTASHIEKELINAVKIICAIGHQLGVIRS; the protein is encoded by the coding sequence ATGAACTGGATGGAAAAAGAACTTGAGTTATTACATGACGCTTCGTTAGAACGCTGTTTACGTGACAGTGCTCCAGCCCTGCACTCTCCTGGTTATACGGTGAGAGGAGGACGCTTGCTGCTCAATCTGGCCTCTAATGACTACCTTGGACTAGCTCAACATCCTGCTATTATTGAAACCATGTGCGAAACGCTACTTACCGAAGGAAGCGGCTCAGGAGCGTCACGTCTTGTGACAGGCAATCGATTGCCTTATAGAGGTCTTGAAGAAGAGCTGTCACATTGGCAGATGAGTGAAGCGGCACTAGTTTTTGCAAATGGATATATGGCTAATTCCGGTGTTATTAGTGCACTTGTGGGTCGTAACGATGTGGTTTTCAGCGACCAGTTAAACCATGCTAGTATTGTAGACGGTATTATATTGAGCCGTGCGGAGCATGCTCGGTATCGGCATAACGATATGGATCATTTGGAGGCTTTGCTCAATAAGCATCGTGATAAAAGGCGCAAGCTGATTGTTACGGATGCCATCTTCTCAATGGATGGCGATGCAGCTCCCTTATCTAAGCTGGCTGCACTCAAACGTAAATACGGAACGATGCTGATGGTGGACGAAGCGCATAGCGGGGGGATTTACGGAGAACAAGGTCAGGGACTGTGCTTTGAGCTCGGTCTGCAGCATGAGGTGGATGTACATATGGGAACATTCAGTAAATCGTTTGGTGTATATGGTGCATATGTCTGCGGTAGTCGTACATTAATTCGCTGGCTAATTAACAAGGCTAGACCTCTCATGTATTCGACGGCGTTGCCGCCTTCCTTGGTCACGGGTATATCAACATCGCTCGCCTTAGTCCAAGCAGATCAATGGCGCCGCGAACGACTCTTCTCGTTAAGCAGATTGTTTCGATCCTCGCTGCTTAACGCTGGTTTTAATGTCGGTAGGGGGGATTCTCCGATTGTGCCAATGATTGTTGGTGATAATGAGGCGACCCTTCGTTTCAGTGAAGCGCTTGAATGGAACGGGATAGAAGCGGTGGCCATTCGGCCACCTACGGTTCCTAATGGTACAGCGCGCATTCGCTTTTCCTTAACAGCTTCCCATATAGAAAAGGAATTGATTAATGCAGTGAAGATAATCTGTGCAATCGGACATCAGTTAGGAGTGATTCGTTCATGA
- the bioB gene encoding biotin synthase BioB, whose protein sequence is MTAIKSKIEWSLLAEKALMGECLTAEEGLAVLESDNEDILSLMHAAFQVRQHFYGNKVKLNMIINAKSGYCPEDCGYCSQSIISTAPVQKYTLLDKETLLAGAREAMARKAGTYCIVASGKGPTEKELDQVVHAVKEIRATMPLKICACLGILKDGQAERLAEAGVHRYNHNLNTSKDNYSSITTTHTYEQRVETVEKVKAHGMSPCSGVIIGMGESNQEIVEMAHALRELDADSIPINFLNAIPGTPLEEAGRTPALKGLKVLALFRFICPSKEIRVAGGREVSLRTLQPLSLYAANSLFVGDYLTTVGQEISVDHQIIEDLGFEIELNAL, encoded by the coding sequence ATGACAGCTATAAAATCAAAAATAGAGTGGTCGTTACTTGCTGAGAAAGCGCTAATGGGTGAATGTTTAACAGCTGAAGAAGGGCTAGCTGTTCTTGAATCAGATAACGAAGACATATTGTCCTTGATGCACGCTGCTTTTCAGGTCAGACAACATTTTTACGGCAACAAAGTGAAACTGAACATGATCATAAATGCAAAAAGTGGATATTGCCCCGAAGATTGCGGTTACTGCTCACAGTCCATCATATCGACGGCGCCTGTTCAAAAATACACTTTGCTCGACAAAGAAACGCTGCTTGCTGGAGCACGTGAGGCTATGGCACGAAAAGCAGGAACCTACTGCATTGTGGCTTCGGGTAAAGGCCCAACGGAGAAGGAGCTGGACCAAGTCGTACATGCGGTTAAAGAAATACGTGCAACGATGCCGCTGAAAATATGCGCATGCCTCGGGATTTTGAAGGACGGTCAAGCCGAACGTTTAGCAGAAGCAGGTGTACACCGTTACAACCACAACTTGAACACAAGTAAGGATAATTACTCGTCTATTACGACTACGCATACTTATGAACAGCGTGTTGAAACCGTGGAAAAGGTAAAAGCACATGGCATGTCCCCCTGCTCCGGTGTAATTATCGGTATGGGTGAAAGTAATCAGGAAATAGTTGAGATGGCTCATGCGCTCCGTGAGCTCGATGCGGATTCGATTCCGATTAATTTTTTGAATGCTATTCCTGGAACCCCTTTGGAGGAAGCAGGACGCACCCCGGCTCTGAAAGGGCTTAAGGTACTGGCATTGTTTCGATTTATCTGTCCGTCTAAAGAGATTCGTGTTGCAGGCGGTCGCGAAGTTAGCCTCCGTACGTTGCAACCATTGTCGCTATATGCTGCCAACTCACTCTTTGTAGGTGACTATTTGACGACTGTAGGTCAAGAGATATCAGTTGATCATCAAATCATTGAAGATTTGGGCTTTGAGATTGAGTTAAATGCTCTTTAA
- the bioD gene encoding dethiobiotin synthase — protein sequence MRSMRGLFVVGTDTGVGKTIVTAALTAALRADNRNVGIWKPVQSGELLGSGATDAERLLRYAGLNEQPEAVATFTFEAPLTPLLAAKQSGVTLTLQGLAAAGEDLLHRYESLLIEGAGGAAVPLTDDYLMVDLISELRIPALIVARSGLGTINHTLLTMSYLRENGVPIIGFIFNDGQLIDTSGDPSVATNAELIERYSGIKFLGHFPYLKDEINTESLIHAVREQIQLETIAQALTIQTN from the coding sequence ATGAGGTCGATGCGTGGATTATTTGTGGTCGGGACAGACACTGGCGTTGGCAAGACCATTGTAACTGCGGCGCTTACTGCGGCTCTTCGCGCTGATAATAGGAATGTAGGTATTTGGAAGCCTGTGCAGTCTGGTGAACTGCTAGGTAGCGGAGCTACCGACGCTGAGCGTCTGCTACGATACGCCGGACTAAATGAGCAGCCGGAGGCGGTAGCCACATTCACATTCGAAGCTCCGCTTACGCCGTTGCTCGCAGCCAAACAATCTGGGGTAACCTTAACATTGCAGGGGCTAGCAGCCGCTGGTGAAGATCTATTACATCGTTATGAATCGTTACTTATCGAAGGGGCTGGGGGCGCAGCTGTTCCATTAACTGATGATTATCTCATGGTGGATTTGATTTCGGAGCTTCGGATCCCGGCTCTGATCGTAGCTCGTTCGGGTCTCGGAACGATTAATCACACGCTGCTTACGATGTCCTATTTACGGGAAAATGGGGTTCCGATTATAGGCTTTATTTTCAATGATGGACAATTAATTGACACGTCTGGCGATCCGAGTGTGGCAACTAATGCAGAGCTAATTGAACGTTATAGCGGCATCAAGTTTCTCGGGCATTTCCCCTACTTGAAGGACGAAATAAATACAGAATCGCTGATCCATGCAGTTCGAGAACAGATTCAATTGGAAACGATCGCACAGGCACTAACAATCCAAACAAATTGA